One Pseudomonas brassicacearum genomic region harbors:
- a CDS encoding flavin reductase family protein, whose amino-acid sequence MIEPGIYKEVMSSFPSGVTVVTTLDLDGNIVGITASAFSALSIDPALVLFCPNYASDTYPILRDSKQFAIHLLSADQTAEAYAFAGKGKDKAKGIDWHLSELGNPLLGKATAIIECELWREYDGGDHAIIVGAVKNLILPAQPVTPMIYHKGKLGPLPALA is encoded by the coding sequence ATGATCGAACCCGGCATCTACAAAGAAGTCATGAGCTCCTTCCCTTCCGGCGTCACAGTGGTCACCACCCTCGACCTAGACGGGAATATCGTCGGCATCACCGCCAGCGCCTTCAGTGCGCTGTCGATCGATCCGGCGTTGGTGCTGTTCTGCCCCAACTATGCCTCCGACACCTACCCGATCCTGCGGGACAGCAAGCAGTTCGCCATTCACCTGCTGTCGGCTGACCAGACCGCCGAAGCCTATGCGTTTGCCGGCAAAGGCAAGGACAAGGCCAAAGGCATCGACTGGCACCTCAGTGAGCTGGGTAACCCACTGCTGGGCAAGGCCACGGCCATCATCGAGTGCGAGCTGTGGCGTGAATACGACGGCGGCGATCACGCGATCATCGTCGGCGCGGTGAAGAACCTGATTCTGCCGGCGCAACCGGTGACACCGATGATCTACCACAAGGGCAAGCTGGGCCCGCTGCCTGCGCTGGCCTGA
- a CDS encoding aldehyde dehydrogenase codes for MTLARFSMCIGGEWVDALSGKTFQSLNPALAQPWAELPDADEADVERAVQAAQTAFDSPAWRGLTATARGKLLRRLGDLIAENKEQLAQLESRDNGKLIRETRGQVGYLPEFFHYTAGLADKLEGGTLPLDKPDMFAYTVHEAMGVVAAIIPWNSPLYLTAIKLAPALAAGNTIVIKPSEHASATILELARLALEAGIPPGVVNVVTGYGPSTGAALTRHPLVRKIAFTGGAATARHVVRSSAENFAKLSLELGGKSPNIIFADADLDSAINGAIAGIYAASGQSCVSGSRLLVQDEIYEEFVSRLVERAKRIRIGNPQEDSSEMGPMATAQQLAVVEGLVADAIAEGARLRLGGKRPQNLGEGWFYEPTLFECDRNSMKIMQEEVFGPVASVIRFKDEAEALAIANDSQFGLAAGIWTRDLGRAHRLARDVRSGIIWVNTYRAVSAMAPIGGFKNSGYGRESGIDSVLAYTELKTVWINLSQAPMPDPFVMR; via the coding sequence ATGACACTCGCACGTTTTTCGATGTGCATCGGCGGTGAATGGGTCGATGCCCTGTCCGGCAAAACCTTCCAAAGCCTGAACCCGGCCCTGGCGCAACCCTGGGCCGAGTTACCCGACGCCGACGAAGCCGATGTCGAGCGCGCCGTGCAGGCTGCGCAGACGGCTTTTGACAGCCCGGCCTGGCGCGGCTTGACCGCCACCGCACGGGGTAAACTGCTGCGACGCCTGGGCGACCTCATCGCCGAAAACAAAGAACAACTGGCCCAGCTGGAAAGCCGCGACAACGGCAAGCTGATTCGCGAAACCCGGGGCCAGGTCGGCTACCTGCCGGAATTTTTCCACTACACCGCCGGCCTGGCCGACAAGCTCGAAGGCGGCACGCTGCCGCTGGATAAGCCGGACATGTTTGCCTACACGGTCCACGAAGCCATGGGCGTCGTCGCGGCGATCATTCCCTGGAACAGCCCGCTGTACCTGACGGCGATCAAACTGGCACCGGCGCTGGCGGCCGGCAACACCATCGTGATCAAGCCGTCGGAACACGCCTCGGCGACCATTCTCGAACTAGCGCGCCTGGCCCTGGAAGCCGGCATTCCGCCAGGGGTGGTCAACGTCGTCACCGGTTACGGCCCAAGCACCGGCGCCGCCCTCACCCGCCATCCGCTGGTGCGCAAGATCGCCTTCACCGGCGGTGCCGCCACGGCCCGGCATGTGGTGCGCAGCAGCGCCGAGAACTTCGCCAAACTATCGCTGGAACTGGGCGGTAAATCGCCGAATATTATTTTCGCCGACGCGGACCTCGACAGCGCCATCAATGGTGCGATTGCCGGGATCTATGCGGCATCGGGCCAGAGCTGCGTGTCCGGCTCACGGCTGTTGGTGCAAGACGAAATCTACGAGGAATTCGTCTCGCGCCTGGTCGAGCGCGCCAAACGCATCCGCATCGGCAACCCGCAGGAAGACAGCAGTGAAATGGGACCGATGGCCACCGCGCAGCAACTGGCGGTGGTCGAGGGACTGGTCGCCGATGCCATCGCCGAAGGCGCACGCCTGCGCCTGGGCGGCAAGCGTCCGCAAAACCTGGGCGAAGGCTGGTTCTACGAGCCGACCCTGTTCGAATGCGACCGCAACTCGATGAAGATCATGCAGGAAGAAGTCTTCGGGCCGGTGGCGTCGGTCATCCGGTTCAAGGACGAAGCCGAGGCCCTGGCGATTGCCAACGACTCACAGTTCGGTCTCGCCGCAGGCATCTGGACGCGCGACCTGGGCCGTGCCCATCGCCTGGCCCGGGATGTGCGCTCCGGGATCATCTGGGTCAACACCTACCGCGCGGTCTCGGCCATGGCGCCCATCGGCGGTTTCAAGAACAGCGGCTACGGACGCGAAAGCGGCATCGATTCAGTGCTGGCCTATACCGAACTGAAAACGGTGTGGATCAATCTTTCCCAGGCGCCCATGCCTGATCCGTTCGTGATGCGCTAG
- a CDS encoding carboxymuconolactone decarboxylase family protein produces the protein MSTDKYEQGLKIRTQVLGEAYVNRSIENADDFTRPLQEMVTEYCWGHVWGREGLSLKERSMINLAMISALNRPHELKLHVRGALRNGLSREQIREILLQVGIYCGVPAAVDSFRLAREAFAEADAEASSQPSAV, from the coding sequence ATGAGCACCGATAAATACGAACAAGGCCTCAAGATCCGCACCCAGGTGCTGGGCGAGGCCTACGTTAACCGTTCCATCGAGAACGCCGACGACTTCACCCGGCCCTTGCAGGAAATGGTCACCGAATACTGCTGGGGCCATGTCTGGGGTCGCGAGGGGCTGTCGCTCAAGGAACGCAGCATGATTAACCTGGCGATGATCTCGGCGCTCAATCGCCCCCATGAACTCAAGCTGCATGTGCGCGGCGCCTTGCGTAACGGCCTGAGTCGTGAGCAAATACGCGAAATTCTGCTTCAGGTCGGTATCTATTGCGGCGTTCCCGCTGCCGTGGACAGTTTCCGGCTTGCCCGTGAAGCCTTCGCCGAAGCCGATGCCGAGGCCTCCAGTCAACCCTCGGCTGTTTGA